From a single Herbiconiux sp. SALV-R1 genomic region:
- a CDS encoding LLM class flavin-dependent oxidoreductase, with protein sequence MPDYLHPLRFGSFITPIAAAPQHPVDLALLSEELGLDLVTFQDHPYQAAFQDTWTLLAWVAAKTSRIHVSGNVLNLPLRQPAVLARALASLDRLSGGRVELGIGTGGYFDAMATMGAPLLTPPEAVSALDEALDIIRGIWDTTDPTPLHVDGRYHRVAGAARGPAPAHDIPIWVGAYKPRMQRILGRKGDGWLPSLPWLKPGDIERGNQIIDDSARSAGRSPSDVTRLMNITPQYDADDLAELAVEHGVSVFILGSDDPRELERFAIQTAPRIRSRVETARRSLTRPAAASGPRSFQGEPLPGTLAHRMLMPGDRGYERYTSGYFRGARPGLVIRPESPAEVQDAVRFASRHRDLPLGLLSGGHGLSGRSLNDGGIVIALDALNGIDVSKATGARDGSGAREGSAATTVRVGPGARWGEVAKALSPYGLAITAGDFGGVGVGGLATTAGIGWFVRERGLTIDHLRAVELVTADGELVRASATENPDLFWAVRGAGANFGVVVSFEFEPHPVSQQVGFAVLVYTPDDVAAFLEDWGAAIENADPTVTGTLMIGPTGPGAQTVVQALIVVDEHDPDTVVERLQPFARLAPMTDQSVQLVPYAALLDLPGGEQHGRGEPHGHSGLVRHLDHDVAVKLTALLSSRSSFIVSIRSAGGAVAHQSTDAAAYAWRDANFLIAMLGSGTGEVEQRWAELVPALEGMYLSFETDTGPEVLARAFPPAHLERLRHLKAAWDPTGLFRDNFFIEPAPLGA encoded by the coding sequence ATGCCCGATTACCTCCACCCCCTCCGCTTCGGCAGCTTCATCACCCCGATCGCGGCGGCCCCGCAGCATCCGGTCGACCTCGCCCTGCTCAGCGAGGAGCTGGGACTGGATCTCGTCACCTTCCAAGACCACCCGTACCAGGCCGCGTTCCAGGACACCTGGACCCTCCTCGCGTGGGTCGCCGCGAAGACCTCGCGCATCCACGTCTCCGGGAACGTGCTCAACCTCCCGCTGCGTCAGCCCGCCGTGCTGGCGCGCGCCCTGGCGAGCCTGGACAGGTTGAGTGGCGGCCGGGTGGAGCTCGGCATCGGCACGGGCGGGTACTTCGACGCGATGGCGACGATGGGCGCGCCGTTGCTGACCCCGCCGGAGGCGGTCAGCGCGCTCGATGAGGCGCTCGACATCATCCGGGGCATCTGGGACACGACCGACCCGACGCCGCTGCACGTGGACGGGAGGTACCACCGCGTGGCGGGTGCCGCGCGAGGGCCGGCTCCGGCACACGACATCCCCATCTGGGTGGGTGCGTACAAGCCGCGCATGCAGCGCATCCTGGGTCGCAAGGGCGACGGGTGGCTGCCGAGTCTGCCGTGGCTGAAGCCGGGCGACATCGAGCGGGGCAACCAGATCATCGACGACTCCGCCCGCAGCGCCGGCCGGTCGCCGAGCGACGTGACCCGGCTGATGAACATCACGCCGCAGTACGACGCCGACGACCTCGCCGAGCTCGCCGTCGAGCACGGGGTCAGCGTCTTCATCCTGGGCTCCGACGACCCGCGCGAGCTCGAGAGGTTCGCCATCCAGACCGCCCCGCGCATCCGCAGCCGGGTCGAGACCGCCCGCCGCTCGCTCACGAGGCCGGCCGCGGCATCCGGCCCCCGGTCGTTCCAGGGCGAGCCGCTCCCCGGCACGCTCGCGCACCGGATGCTGATGCCCGGTGACCGGGGCTACGAACGGTACACCTCGGGGTACTTCCGCGGAGCCCGCCCCGGCCTGGTCATCCGCCCGGAGTCACCGGCGGAGGTTCAGGATGCGGTGCGGTTCGCCTCACGCCACCGCGACCTTCCCTTGGGCCTGCTGAGCGGGGGCCACGGCCTCTCCGGGCGGTCGCTCAACGACGGCGGCATCGTGATCGCGCTCGACGCCCTGAACGGGATCGACGTCAGCAAGGCCACCGGCGCCCGCGACGGCTCGGGTGCCCGCGAGGGCAGCGCCGCCACCACCGTGCGAGTCGGCCCGGGCGCCCGCTGGGGCGAGGTCGCGAAGGCGCTCTCCCCGTACGGCCTCGCGATCACGGCCGGCGACTTCGGCGGCGTCGGGGTCGGCGGCCTCGCCACCACCGCGGGCATCGGGTGGTTCGTCCGCGAGCGGGGCCTCACGATCGACCACCTGCGGGCCGTTGAGCTCGTCACCGCCGACGGCGAACTCGTGCGCGCGAGCGCCACCGAGAACCCCGACCTGTTCTGGGCGGTGCGGGGCGCGGGCGCGAACTTCGGCGTCGTGGTGTCGTTCGAGTTCGAGCCCCACCCCGTCTCGCAGCAGGTGGGCTTCGCCGTGCTCGTCTACACACCCGACGACGTCGCCGCCTTCCTCGAAGACTGGGGAGCGGCGATCGAGAACGCCGACCCGACGGTGACCGGCACGCTCATGATCGGCCCCACCGGGCCCGGCGCGCAGACCGTGGTGCAGGCCCTCATCGTGGTCGACGAGCACGACCCCGACACGGTGGTCGAGCGGCTGCAGCCTTTCGCCCGCCTCGCGCCAATGACCGACCAGTCGGTGCAGCTGGTGCCGTACGCTGCCCTGCTCGACCTCCCCGGCGGCGAGCAGCACGGGCGGGGCGAGCCTCACGGGCACTCCGGCCTCGTGCGCCACCTCGACCACGATGTAGCCGTCAAGCTCACCGCGCTGCTGTCGTCGAGGTCGTCGTTCATCGTGTCGATCCGCTCCGCCGGCGGTGCGGTCGCGCATCAGTCGACGGATGCTGCGGCCTACGCGTGGCGCGACGCGAACTTCCTCATCGCCATGCTCGGCAGCGGAACCGGCGAGGTCGAGCAGCGCTGGGCCGAGCTGGTTCCGGCACTGGAAGGCATGTACCTCAGCTTCGAGACCGACACCGGCCCCGAGGTGCTCGCCCGCGCCTTCCCGCCCGCCCACCTGGAACGCCTGCGCCACCTCAAGGCCGCCTGGGACCCGACCGGCCTCTTCCGCGACAACTTCTTCATAGAGCCGGCCCCGCTCGGCGCGTAG
- a CDS encoding VOC family protein, producing MTVSISHVHISVDDPDAALLFYRDTLGLSVQNEVAHEGFRWITLTSESQPEIQIVLSQPQAGRSAEDGAALAALLAKGELGQVQFSTADLDATFEKVAATPGVEVLQEPADQFWGARDAAVRDPAGNLVRIQQA from the coding sequence ATGACAGTTTCGATCAGCCACGTGCACATCTCCGTCGACGACCCCGACGCCGCCCTGCTGTTCTACCGCGACACCCTCGGGCTCTCGGTGCAGAACGAGGTCGCCCACGAGGGCTTCCGCTGGATCACCCTCACCTCCGAGTCGCAGCCCGAGATCCAGATCGTGCTGTCGCAGCCCCAGGCGGGCCGCTCCGCCGAAGACGGGGCGGCGCTCGCCGCACTCCTCGCCAAGGGCGAGCTCGGCCAGGTGCAGTTCAGCACCGCCGATCTCGATGCCACCTTCGAGAAGGTCGCCGCCACCCCGGGCGTCGAGGTGCTGCAGGAGCCCGCCGACCAGTTCTGGGGCGCCCGCGACGCCGCCGTGCGCGACCCCGCCGGCAACCTCGTGCGCATCCAGCAGGCCTGA
- a CDS encoding TetR/AcrR family transcriptional regulator C-terminal domain-containing protein — MARFETPRRHRRDDVAQTALRILDDHGLAELTMRRLAAALDVQPSALYWHFENKQTLIAELSDRIVGERSADAATSEQPAPADWARIVRAEAHALRDALLAYRDGAEVVSSTYALGLGAGRALERLRASVALGGFDDATTTQAATALLHFVLGHVSHEQQRMQYDAFGIVAPSAALEPNAAESTARPGEQAAGFAFGVDLLVTGLETLASSSFRETQERAAR, encoded by the coding sequence GTGGCACGATTCGAAACTCCGCGTCGGCACCGGCGTGACGACGTCGCCCAGACCGCCCTGCGCATCCTCGACGACCACGGCCTGGCCGAGCTCACCATGAGGCGCCTCGCCGCCGCCCTCGACGTGCAGCCGAGCGCCCTGTACTGGCACTTCGAGAACAAGCAGACGCTCATCGCCGAGCTCTCCGACCGCATCGTGGGGGAAAGGAGTGCGGATGCTGCGACCAGCGAGCAGCCCGCGCCGGCCGACTGGGCGCGCATCGTGAGAGCCGAGGCGCACGCCCTCCGCGACGCCCTCCTCGCCTATCGCGACGGGGCCGAAGTGGTCTCGAGCACCTACGCCCTTGGTCTCGGTGCCGGGCGCGCCCTCGAACGGTTGCGAGCATCCGTCGCCCTCGGCGGCTTCGACGATGCGACGACCACGCAGGCCGCCACGGCCCTGCTGCACTTCGTCCTCGGGCACGTGTCGCACGAGCAGCAGCGGATGCAGTACGACGCGTTCGGCATCGTCGCCCCCTCCGCGGCGCTCGAGCCGAACGCGGCGGAGTCCACCGCGCGCCCCGGTGAGCAGGCTGCAGGCTTCGCCTTCGGCGTCGACCTCCTGGTGACCGGGCTCGAGACCCTCGCATCGAGCAGTTTCCGAGAAACGCAGGAGCGCGCCGCTCGGTAA
- a CDS encoding biotin transporter BioY, producing the protein MSRFRIDATDIARIAVLAAVIAALGLPGAFSVFGAVPITAQTLGVMLAGTILGAWRGFLSLLVFLALVAIGLPLLSGGHGGLAVFVGPTAGYLVGWLLGAAVVGWIVHYRGRTLTWLRTVAGLVVGGIVVIYAVGIPVQSLVTRLPLPETLLQSTVFLPGDTVKVVLAAIITMTLVRAYPRAFRHASGAPVEAAPASEGARVS; encoded by the coding sequence ATGAGCAGGTTCCGCATCGACGCGACCGACATCGCCCGCATCGCCGTGCTGGCGGCGGTGATCGCGGCCCTCGGCCTGCCCGGGGCCTTCTCGGTGTTCGGCGCGGTGCCCATCACCGCGCAGACGCTCGGGGTGATGCTGGCGGGCACGATCCTCGGTGCCTGGCGCGGCTTCCTCTCCCTGCTCGTCTTCCTCGCGCTCGTGGCGATCGGGCTGCCGCTGCTCTCGGGCGGCCACGGCGGCCTCGCCGTGTTCGTCGGCCCCACCGCCGGTTACCTCGTGGGGTGGCTGCTCGGCGCCGCCGTGGTCGGCTGGATCGTGCACTACCGCGGTCGCACGCTCACGTGGCTGCGGACGGTCGCGGGTCTCGTCGTCGGGGGCATCGTCGTGATCTACGCCGTCGGCATCCCGGTGCAGTCGCTCGTGACACGCCTGCCGCTGCCCGAGACGCTGCTGCAGAGCACTGTCTTCCTGCCCGGCGACACGGTGAAGGTGGTGCTGGCGGCGATCATCACGATGACGCTCGTGCGGGCCTACCCGCGGGCGTTCCGGCACGCCTCGGGAGCGCCGGTGGAGGCGGCCCCGGCGAGCGAGGGCGCTCGGGTGTCGTGA
- a CDS encoding energy-coupling factor ABC transporter ATP-binding protein produces the protein MTAPSQEAGGEAAPVVELSHVSVRLGETLALDDVSVRLDARRIAVIGSNGSGKSTFARLVGGLTRATSGSVAVHGIDPVRQTAELRRAVGFVFSNPDAQIVMPTVAEDAAFSLRGSGRSKAEIAALVDEALAEFGLSELADRPAHELSGGQKQLLALCGAFIRRPGLLIADEPTAYLDARNSRAVARHLLNTDARHQLLLVTHDLELAARCDAAVLFDDGRVAAQGEPAVVIAAYLDSLESIL, from the coding sequence GTGACGGCTCCGTCTCAGGAGGCGGGCGGCGAGGCGGCCCCCGTCGTCGAGCTCTCCCACGTCTCCGTGCGGCTCGGCGAGACCCTCGCCCTCGACGACGTCTCGGTGCGCCTCGACGCCCGCCGCATCGCGGTGATCGGCTCGAACGGGTCGGGCAAGAGCACCTTCGCGCGCCTCGTCGGCGGCCTCACCCGCGCCACCTCGGGCAGCGTCGCGGTGCACGGCATCGACCCCGTGCGCCAGACGGCGGAACTCCGGCGGGCTGTCGGCTTCGTGTTCAGCAACCCCGACGCGCAGATCGTCATGCCCACCGTCGCCGAAGACGCGGCGTTCTCCCTGCGCGGTTCGGGCCGCTCCAAGGCCGAGATCGCCGCGCTCGTCGACGAGGCCCTCGCCGAGTTCGGCCTCAGCGAGCTCGCCGACCGCCCGGCGCACGAGCTCTCGGGCGGGCAGAAGCAGCTGCTCGCTCTGTGCGGAGCATTCATCCGCCGGCCGGGCCTGCTCATCGCCGACGAACCCACCGCCTACCTCGACGCGCGCAACAGCCGCGCCGTGGCGCGCCACCTGCTGAACACGGATGCGCGCCACCAGCTCCTGCTCGTCACCCACGACCTCGAGCTGGCCGCCCGCTGCGACGCGGCGGTGCTCTTCGACGACGGCCGGGTGGCGGCGCAGGGCGAGCCGGCCGTCGTGATCGCGGCGTACCTCGACAGTCTCGAGAGCATCCTGTGA